From a single Eleginops maclovinus isolate JMC-PN-2008 ecotype Puerto Natales chromosome 20, JC_Emac_rtc_rv5, whole genome shotgun sequence genomic region:
- the ube2j2 gene encoding ubiquitin-conjugating enzyme E2 J2, giving the protein MNNNGNKRAPTTATQRLKQDYLRIKKDPVPYICAEPLPSNILEWHYVVRGPEKTPYEGGYYHGKLIFPREFPFKPPSIYMITPNGRFKCNTRLCLSITDFHPDTWNPAWSVSTILTGLLSFMVEKGPTLGSIETSDYTKRQLSAQSLAFNLKDKVFCELFPDVVDEMKQKQKAQEELSARTQPLPLPDVVPDGDPQHAHYGLPALNGGPVPLGGANPAPGLQQANRNHGLLGGALANLFVIVGFAAFAYTVKYVLRSIAQE; this is encoded by the exons ATGAACAACAACGGGAATAAGAGAGCTCCAACCACAGCCACTCAGCGACTCAAGCAGGATTACCTCAGGATAAAGAAAGACCCTGTGCCTTACATCTGTGCAGAACCTCTCCCCTCCAACATCCTAGAATG gCACTATGTTGTCAGAGGTCCTGAAAAAACTCCATATGAAG GAGGTTATTATCACGGAAAACTCATCTTTCCTCGGGAATTTCCTTTTAAACCGCCAAGTATCTACATGATAACACCGAATGGGAGGTTTAAGTGTAATACAAG GTTATGTTTGTCCATCACAGACTTCCATCCGGACACGTGGAACCCGGCGTGGTCCGTCTCCACCATCCTCACAGGTCTGCTTAGCTTCATGGTGGAGAAAGGCCCCACCCTCGGCAGCATCGAGACCTCTGACTACACA aaaagACAGCTGTCAGCCCAAAGCCTGGCCTTCAACCTCAAAGACAAAGTGTTCTGTGAGCTCTTTCCCGATGTAGTCGAT GAGATGAAGCAGAAACAGAAGGCGCAGGAGGAGTTAAGCGCCCGCACTCAGCCCCTCCCCTTACCCGACGTGGTGCCCGACGGCGACCCTCAGCACGCCCACTACGGCCTCCCGGCCCTCAATGGAGGTCCTGTACCCCTCGGGGGCGCCAACCCCGCCCCTGGCCTGCAGCAGGCCAATCGCAACCATGGACTTCTAGGTGGAGCTCTCGCCAACCTGTTTGTGATCGTAGGCTTCGCGGCGTTCGCCTACACGGTCAAGTACGTGCTGCGGAGCATAGCCCAGGAGTGA